One stretch of Aythya fuligula isolate bAytFul2 chromosome 24, bAytFul2.pri, whole genome shotgun sequence DNA includes these proteins:
- the LOC116498550 gene encoding feather keratin Cos2-3-like, translating to MPLDMGQPKPTIKASPAPCSLIHFSGLLLVGNQVNLLPPDMSCYDQCRPCQPCGPTPLASSCNEPCVRQCQNSTIVIQPSPVVVTLPGPILSSFPQNTAVGSSTSAAVGSILSCDGVPINSGCCDLSCITSRYCGSRCRPC from the exons ATGCCTCTGGACATGGGGCAGCCAAAGCCCACTATAAAAGCCAGCCCAGCTCCGTGCTCTCTCATCCACTTCTCTGGCCTTCTTCTTGTTGGGAACCAG GTGAACCTCCTGCCCCcagacatgtcctgctacgaCCAGTGCCGGCCATGCCAGCCGTGCGGCCCGACCCcgctggccagcagctgcaacgagccctgcGTCAGGCAGTGCCAGAACTCCACCATCGTCATCCAGCCCTCTCCCGTGGTGgtgaccctgcccggccccatcctcagctccttcccgcAGAACACGGCTGTGGGATCCTCCACCTCTGCTGCCgttggcagcatcctcagctgtgaCGGCGTCCCCATCAACTCTGGGTGCTGTGACCTCTCCTGCATTACCAGCCGCTACTGTGGCAGCAGGTGCCGCCCCTGCTAA